Within the bacterium genome, the region CTGAGGCATTATTGGAATTTGAAACTTTTTGATCGGGTTCCCATGTTTTTCCATTCCATTTTTTATAGTATATCGCATAGGTCTTATCGCGGTTATCCCTCCATACTACATGAACATTTTGATAATTATCAACTGCTATTTCAGGACTTTCGGATGATGCGGGGTCCGTGGTTAAACGAAAATCTTCGCTCCAGTTTTTACCGTCAAAATATTTATAATAAATCTCATAGTTACCGTCGCGGTTATCCCGCCAGACAAGGTGCAGATTATTGTATTTATCTACTGCCAGTTTCGGATTGGCGGCAGATACTAATCCTTTTGTAAGCTTTACATCGGGCTGCCATCCTTTATCAATTTCAAATTTTTTGTAAAATATTTCATAGATGCCATTTTCCAAATCCTGCCATGCGATATAGATATTTCCTGTTTTATCAGCTATAATATCCGGACTTGCGGCCTGCGAATTTTCTCTGGAAACCCTTATGTTTCTCAACCATCCTGCGGAAAATTTTTTATTATAACTTTCATAATAAATGTTATAATTTGATAAACTGTTGTCCTGCCAGACAAGATGCAGATTGTTTAAAATATCTGATATTATTACAGGTGTGCGGGGGGTCCCTTTAGTTTCTGCTATTTTATCGATTGGGCTCCACCTGCCGTCAAATTTGGAAAAATAAATATCCTGTATATTGTTATTTTTAGTTTGCCAAACTATGTATATGTTGCCTTTGCTGTCGGATGTTATACTCGGATTAATTGAATTGAAGTTCTTGTCGCTTATTAATATTTCTTTTGACCAGTTGGCAAGAGATATTGAAAAAGAGGTTATTGTTATGAAAAATATTAAAATTAACTTAAATATGGTAATTAACCTTAAGAAAAACATCTTAAGAAGAAATTATATCATAATTTTATATAAATTAATATAAAGATTTGTGATTTAGAAATATTGAATCCGGGCCGATAAATTTTATATATATATCCATAGGAGTTAAAATATGCCAGAAACAAAAAATGATGCCATACCAATTCAAAATAAATCTAAAAAAGAAAAATGGCAGGAAGAAATGTCAAGCTATGAAAAATCAAAAAAAGCAGATTCTTCAGAAGACAATAAAATATATGTTGTAGTATTTTTCCTTGAGAAGGAATGGTATGGTATAAAAATAGAAAGTGTTTCAGAAATCATTAAATTGTCCAAAATATTTCCAATTCCTCAAACTCTGGATTATATCCTCGGGGTTATGAATTTAAGAGGGGAGATATTGCCAGTTTTAGACCTTAGGAAGCTGTTTAGCACCTTAGTTTCACCTTTTACCAGTGAAACAAGAATTCT harbors:
- a CDS encoding chemotaxis protein CheW, which gives rise to MPETKNDAIPIQNKSKKEKWQEEMSSYEKSKKADSSEDNKIYVVVFFLEKEWYGIKIESVSEIIKLSKIFPIPQTLDYILGVMNLRGEILPVLDLRKLFSTLVSPFTSETRILIVEADDVRLGLLVDGVSEVIEVPMSKIDSPLSTLDRVKTEYIYGEIKIGNTVSQEEGNERFLAMIHLENIIKEAVNKK